The Candidatus Rokuibacteriota bacterium genome includes a window with the following:
- the maf gene encoding septum formation protein Maf: MILASASPRRQELLARLGILFTVRPSHLPEVPPPEAAPADAVVALALAKARAVALALPAPGGVVLGADTEVVIEGELLGKPEDAADAVRILRRLRGRVHEVVTGLALVEAPPGGREETASVTTRVRMADYADAAIEAYVATGEPFDKAGAYGVQGLGGRLVAEVDGCFTNVVGLPVSTTRRLLRAWGLLP, translated from the coding sequence CTGATCCTCGCCTCGGCCTCGCCCCGCCGCCAGGAGCTGCTTGCCCGGCTGGGGATCCTCTTCACCGTCCGTCCGAGCCATCTCCCCGAGGTGCCGCCGCCGGAGGCCGCTCCGGCCGATGCCGTGGTGGCGCTGGCGCTGGCCAAGGCGCGCGCCGTCGCCCTGGCGCTGCCCGCTCCCGGCGGGGTGGTGCTGGGCGCGGACACCGAGGTGGTGATCGAGGGCGAGCTCCTCGGGAAGCCCGAGGATGCGGCTGACGCGGTCCGCATCCTGCGACGGCTGCGCGGGCGAGTCCACGAGGTCGTCACGGGGCTGGCCCTCGTCGAGGCGCCTCCAGGCGGGCGGGAGGAGACCGCGTCGGTGACGACGCGCGTCCGGATGGCCGACTACGCCGACGCGGCGATCGAGGCCTATGTCGCCACCGGCGAGCCCTTCGACAAGGCTGGAGCGTATGGCGTGCAGGGGCTGGGCGGCCGGCTCGTGGCCGAGGTGGACGGGTGCTTCACCAATGTCGTCGGGCTGCCCGTCTCGACGACACGCCGGCTGCTCCGGGCGTGGGGACTCCTCCCGTGA
- a CDS encoding ABC transporter substrate-binding protein, whose amino-acid sequence MIGLMLLLQTTLSIAVAGPPTSPEYLAVRVAEAEGYFADEGLRVTLRSLRGEPAAAEALAQGRTDLAATSVEAALRLGHLRGEPPRLVFGLTAASPAALLIAPGRADSIRGLDDLAGKTVGIPSPGTPESALLHFLLARAGVPPQRVTITSHGDRGLAGAIGSGAVAAAMIGEPWASRLLEDRQARLFADFRRADEAARWLGGLTVHAALFMRADSRLGARELTPLVRALLRATARLREATPDELRARLPGAVTGASEEFAPRLAAARGVALPDGRVTADALERAVEMARERAGLPSVVRLPRALSGLLRTEALEEVLASRPR is encoded by the coding sequence CGCGGAGGCCGAGGGCTACTTCGCCGACGAAGGGCTCCGGGTCACGCTGCGCAGCCTCCGGGGCGAGCCCGCGGCCGCCGAGGCGCTGGCCCAGGGGCGGACCGATCTGGCCGCCACCTCCGTGGAGGCCGCGCTCCGGCTCGGCCACCTCCGCGGAGAACCGCCGCGGCTCGTCTTCGGCCTCACCGCGGCGTCTCCCGCGGCCCTCCTGATCGCTCCCGGTCGGGCCGACTCCATCCGGGGCCTCGACGATCTGGCGGGCAAGACGGTGGGGATCCCGTCGCCGGGGACGCCCGAGTCCGCCCTCCTCCACTTCCTGCTCGCCCGGGCCGGCGTTCCGCCCCAGCGGGTGACCATCACAAGCCACGGCGACCGGGGCCTGGCCGGCGCCATCGGCTCGGGCGCCGTCGCCGCCGCGATGATCGGGGAGCCCTGGGCCAGCCGCCTCCTCGAGGACCGGCAGGCCCGCCTGTTCGCGGACTTCAGGAGGGCGGACGAGGCAGCGCGCTGGCTCGGGGGACTCACGGTTCACGCCGCCCTCTTCATGCGCGCAGACAGCCGGCTCGGCGCCCGAGAGCTGACGCCGCTGGTCCGCGCCCTGCTGAGAGCCACGGCACGGCTCCGGGAGGCAACGCCCGACGAGCTGCGCGCGCGCCTGCCCGGCGCCGTGACGGGCGCCAGTGAGGAGTTCGCCCCGCGGCTCGCCGCCGCTCGGGGGGTCGCGCTGCCCGATGGGCGCGTCACGGCCGACGCCCTGGAGCGCGCGGTGGAGATGGCGCGCGAGCGGGCTGGCCTCCCCTCGGTGGTTCGCCTGCCGCGCGCGCTCTCGGGCCTGCTCAGGACCGAGGCGCTCGAGGAAGTGCTCGCCTCCCGACCGCGATAG
- a CDS encoding arginine decarboxylase, pyruvoyl-dependent has product MGWKPVTKVAATAGNAEGSTPLNAFDNALLAAGIGNVNLVKVSSIFPPAAEVVSLPRIKPGAIVPTAYAAVTSEVPGEVVAAAVGWALPDDPAKNGVIMEFHDKATREEAEAMIVQMLQEAFRARGWRIAQMKVAAVEHRVERTGCALAAVTLLSDDDLL; this is encoded by the coding sequence ATGGGCTGGAAGCCGGTGACGAAGGTGGCCGCGACGGCTGGCAACGCGGAAGGCTCGACTCCCCTCAACGCCTTCGACAACGCCCTCCTGGCGGCGGGCATCGGCAACGTCAACCTGGTGAAGGTCTCGAGCATCTTCCCTCCCGCCGCCGAGGTCGTCTCCTTGCCCCGGATCAAGCCGGGCGCCATCGTTCCCACGGCGTACGCCGCCGTGACCAGCGAGGTGCCGGGCGAGGTGGTGGCGGCGGCCGTCGGTTGGGCGCTCCCCGACGATCCCGCCAAGAACGGGGTCATCATGGAGTTCCACGACAAGGCCACCCGGGAGGAAGCCGAGGCGATGATCGTGCAGATGCTCCAGGAGGCCTTCCGGGCCCGCGGATGGCGGATCGCCCAGATGAAGGTCGCCGCCGTGGAGCACCGGGTGGAGCGCACCGGCTGCGCCCTGGCCGCCGTGACGCTCCTGTCCGACGACGATCTGCTGTAG
- a CDS encoding S-adenosylmethionine decarboxylase proenzyme encodes MHALGRHLLLELFDCDAEAINSLEVVKTAMVEAARRAQATIVDVVFHEFNPFGISGVVVIAESHLAIHTWPEYRYAAVDVFSCGDVLQPQVAADYLVEQFGAARASVVEVQRGVFLHAGMPMPHKPVAVA; translated from the coding sequence GTGCACGCCTTGGGGCGACACCTGCTGCTCGAGCTGTTCGACTGCGACGCAGAGGCCATCAACAGCCTTGAAGTCGTGAAGACGGCGATGGTGGAGGCCGCCCGGCGAGCCCAGGCCACCATCGTGGACGTCGTCTTTCACGAGTTCAACCCGTTCGGCATCAGCGGAGTCGTCGTCATCGCCGAGTCGCATCTGGCGATCCACACGTGGCCGGAGTACCGCTACGCGGCGGTGGACGTGTTCTCCTGCGGCGACGTGCTGCAGCCTCAGGTCGCGGCCGACTACCTCGTGGAGCAGTTCGGCGCCGCGCGGGCGTCGGTCGTTGAGGTCCAGCGGGGTGTCTTCCTGCACGCCGGCATGCCGATGCCGCACAAGCCCGTCGCCGTCGCCTGA
- the speE gene encoding polyamine aminopropyltransferase gives MAGPPQYKWFFETTTPVEGHMHAISRTITSLQTKFQFMEIMETHSYGKVLVLDGRIQSSQADEFIYHEVLVQPGLLAHPHPRRAMVIGGGEGATVREVLRHRSITDCLMVDIDAEVVAECRKHLPEMHRGAFDDRRTRLLHEDARAYLEKTSDRFDLIVIDLVEPLEEGPACLLFTREFYGLVRDRLTDEGVMTMQAGMTKVNELFFFGAVNRTLREVFPVVAPYQGFISCFGTPWGFVLASKGADPRRQTPEEVDRLLALRLDPTALGYWNGAAHLHSFNLPKFITRAIETNDRIITDANPLIVS, from the coding sequence ATGGCGGGTCCCCCGCAGTACAAGTGGTTCTTCGAGACCACTACGCCCGTCGAAGGCCACATGCACGCCATCTCCCGGACCATCACCAGCCTCCAGACCAAGTTCCAGTTCATGGAGATCATGGAGACCCATTCCTACGGCAAGGTCCTGGTCCTGGACGGGCGGATCCAGTCGAGCCAGGCCGACGAGTTCATCTACCACGAGGTCCTGGTCCAGCCCGGCCTCCTGGCCCATCCCCACCCCCGCCGGGCCATGGTCATCGGCGGCGGAGAGGGGGCAACGGTCAGGGAGGTTCTCCGCCACCGCTCCATCACCGACTGCCTCATGGTGGATATCGACGCCGAGGTGGTCGCCGAGTGTCGCAAGCACCTGCCCGAGATGCACCGGGGCGCCTTCGATGACCGGCGCACCCGCCTGCTCCACGAGGACGCCCGGGCGTATCTCGAGAAGACCTCCGACCGCTTCGACCTGATCGTGATCGACCTGGTGGAGCCCCTGGAGGAGGGGCCGGCCTGCCTGCTCTTCACCAGGGAGTTCTACGGCCTGGTGCGGGACCGGCTCACCGACGAGGGCGTGATGACCATGCAGGCCGGGATGACCAAGGTCAACGAGCTGTTCTTCTTCGGCGCCGTCAACCGCACGCTCCGAGAGGTCTTCCCGGTGGTGGCACCCTATCAGGGTTTCATCTCCTGCTTCGGGACGCCGTGGGGTTTCGTCCTGGCCTCCAAGGGCGCCGACCCCCGTCGCCAGACGCCGGAGGAGGTCGACCGCCTTCTCGCCCTCCGCCTGGACCCGACGGCCCTCGGGTACTGGAACGGAGCTGCTCACCTGCACTCCTTCAATCTCCCCAAGTTCATCACCCGGGCGATCGAGACCAACGACCGCATCATCACCGACGCCAATCCCCTCATCGTCTCCTAG